Below is a genomic region from Eupeodes corollae chromosome 1, idEupCoro1.1, whole genome shotgun sequence.
CCAGTTGGATACATGGGAAGAAACCAACAAAACCCAATTCATTGGCAAGCTCTCAAACGaattgttagatttttaaaagggactaaaaagaaaaatcttgttttcgaAGTAAGTAGTCCTAATCCTTTGATTGGATTTGCTGATGCTGACTGGGGAAGTGATGTAATTGATAGAAAATCAGTGTCTGTACGTTTAAAGTTTATGGGTGTACTGTGTCATAGTCTAGCAAAAAGCTTAGTGCTGCTACACCTGAAGCCATTTGGATCCGAGGCAACAAGACCTTAAGCAAATTAACATGGAACCTGCAATAATTTACGAAGACAATAAGGGATGTATTGGAATGACTACAAATTTAGAGAGCAAACAGTCTAAACATATAGATATAAAACAACACTTTATTCCAGATCACATTCAAAATGGACTGATTGAAATCAAGTCTATTGGAACTAAGGATCAACTTGCAGAAGTTCTTACAAAATCCCTTGATTAACACGTTTTCAAGATTTatgtttaagatttgttttaaacGATTGAGAAGGggtattgaaaaacataagcaatcgttttttaatatttaatattacccattcctgacaacattactcgcacacaggaatggttgagagggccctagttctcaacggattgttgcgccacccaattttttttttattatgagaaaataagttttcaCAAATTTTCTGATTCCGATTTCAAACGTTCTTGATACAAAATCTTCctttgttatataaataataaaagtttcttTCTTCCAAATGAATTGACACGACACGTACCTATACGTAGTTAATTAGCCCGCAGATGTTTTACTGTGCAATGGACCGAAGCTGGCTGTAGAAAAGTATGATTAACATAAAGAGGCCAAGTTCATCAAAATATAGAGATGGTATCTTGGTCTCTCGtatcaaaaaaatttcaacgGATTTCCATTTGATCTTACTAAAATTTCCTGTGTGTCTCATCTTTGCGATGACCTTAAATAACTAATAAGGCCAATCGAAGCAAGCTTGCGCATTCAACTTAGAATCGCCCTATTTCGGGCATGTGTAATTATGGGCGATATCGTGAATAGAAGTCTCCCTCAGATTTGTTTCCCTCTCTAGAACATTGCGAACGCAAACAATGCTTCAAAGTTTTCCTCGGAATTACTTGCTATCGggaaaaaatgtttagaaaaattgaaatgtaattgcaataaatttttattcgaacgatttttatttccaaGGAGATTCCAGCTTAATTTCTTTGGAACAAACAAAATCCGACGGAAAAAAAATTTccaggggcctgattatgaggttcgcggcgaatcgttttcaattcgacctttcaaattcgactcgcgtcgtatttccttatAAACGAATTAGCGCCGAAGAGAAAATAATTCtttctatattccagtgatttgacactttttgcATTGACTTTCTTTTATATCCCAGTGATTTGAAAGCTTTCCAaacaaagtttgttttgttttgattgaatttgtgaaattagccgggatttattaaaaattttatattttactgtggatgaattataaaaaaaataaaataaaactaactcacatttttatataattacaatcaagaaagaatccacgggacagtgaataataatgaacccgccaacaaacattatgacatttcaaattcgccttcgaattcgttaatgGGTCGAATTCAATTCCAATCTGCAGGAAATTAAAGCTAAATTTACGAAACTTGTACCCATTCCATTGAATGATTTTTCATTCAGAACAGAAGATAATCTTTAAATTAACTCGGTTTTAATCGGTTCATCTTGTTTATGTTCACTTGTATTGGAGCTTAGTTTAAAATCTGATATAACATAACAGCTCAAAATAGCACAGTGAGCTAAAGTAAGTTTAAAAGTTAGATAGCTTTAAAAGTGAGCTCAACTTTGAGCTAAGCGTCGCTTACTTTGAGCTTGTTTGCAACCCTGTAGTTTACAAATATagtctttaaatattaattaattgatcGCAAagaatcaaaacaataattagttcaaaagaaaaatcgtGGGACTAACAATTTAAGCAGATTATAAtgtttaaccttttttaaagaTGTGTCCTTGCTGTCTCGGTGAGACGAGGAACCCTGGCTTCTGTCCCGATTGctctaaaagaaaataaacaaaaatcgatatattattattttttttttaaattaactcatagatgattataattaataaggcttttaattaatgttttaatgtaatattattaaagttaaaaagatGCAACCAAGATTGAATCGTctagatcgtttttttttctttctttttgtcaaATTATCTGATCTTTTTTGTTGATGAAGATATCTTCGCATTTGCTTGTCCTGTAATAAAACAGTTAATTGGAATTTACTTTATACTCACGTTCTGAGGACACATTATGATTTTGATACAGGTTCAGTACACATAGGAGTTTAATTATTGTCTGGCGCAATTGCATTTGCACACAAACTAACTTCTCTATTTATCATCTTTGTGATTGATGTGACTTAGATGGGGTAGTAGTTGATTTGATTTGAGAATTGATACATAATAATAACACAGTggatttttgttaatataataatttgtaagcataggacatttttatattattttctatttctattcaaaattggtaaattgGCAAATTATTCggtgcattttgtttttctcttcgttatttcttttttcaaagatcagataaaaacaaaatgcactTCATTAACTTCATAATCAAGTAAATCTAAGTtatattctatatatttttagaattcttGTTAAGGCCACAATATTATGGTATATAACGTCTCGcagaagtttttaaagttttatacaagatattaagaattaaaaaaaaaagtatacaaaaaataaactaattgaATTAAAAGCGGTTACCTCTTCTTTGACATGACGGCTAGAAGAATCTCCTTTAATCCGCTTGTTCGGGTCGATTTCAAGCACCGGACAGCGTTCAGCCTAAAGAATTGGCAACTATTCAGAAACAGCAAACTATGTTATTACTTTAATACTAaaaggaatttgttttttgtttgttttgtgaataaattttgatggaaaatatttataatgacGAAACCATAGGGTCTCACTTGTTAAAGTGATATAAGGAGATAGTTCAGTGTCATGCTAAGTTAATGATATCACAGTTATACTATAATCGGTGTAcaacaatttgtaaaataaaatacattttctttaaagtatAAATAGGTTCTAGGTGAtaataattatgaataaaaagaaatgtattgattttttgCAGTTTTAAGGAGAcgccattttttaccaaaaattcccTCATGACATGTTATACATTTTCTTAAGATAATTTTTCGGCTTAAATTAGGAAAAATATTTACCACATTTCTTTTGGGCGAGTCTTCGCATTCGTCCTCGCTACTGTAGTTTACAATCCTTTCcatcttttaacaaatatgtTTGGATAAAGAATAAATCCTTTGAGAGCGATTTATTTTATCCACTAGAAAAATAAGATCAAGATGAAAGATGattgaggttttatttttttttttcagagctTCCACTTCTAGCTGATGAATTCAAAATGACAGCAAGCAGGAGCTGTAAATAGGTGCGTTTGGCAATCTGAAAGGCATTCACAAATTGGGTAAACACAGTAGACGCGCGTGCCATTCGGTGCTAGACACAATTTCATAGCAGTGCGACTTCACTGGAGACTTTCTGTCTCTGATATTTATGGTACATTTGTGGAAAAATTATGTTAGGACTTCTCACTTCTTATTCCAACTGCAAACCAATAACGGAGttggaaaattataatttttaattgtgttataatttgtttaaagacaATTCAGAGAGTTATAAGGAATTAAGATGTAtctatttggaaaatatttaagctattgaaacttttgattttctctAGGACCCACAAGaccttaaagcctagtacatacttgtgaaccatctcgtgaacctatacaaatttcagtttttggttcacccgtgaacttgctcgtgaagctgagtggagaacaaagtggagagttttcgttcacgggcaattcacgtgcaaaatgtacgggaactgttggtgaagctttgacatttggtttgttcatgttcacaacgtgtactcacaagtgtgtaccagtgagcaatgtcaaaagttcactttctccactggcgaacgttcacttcacgaggaagtatgtactaggcttaaggtGTTCATGCAATGAATCATGAACAGTCAAATGTAAAATCGAAATACTAACATCGTATTGCTCTATGGTGACGGCAACATTAGCAAGTGCAgtgtttattttaacttaatttttgtgaacatAAAAAATCTTCCAATGCCACATTGCAGTTACGGTGAAGTGAAAAGAACTGCTTTATGATAAAactgtagattttatttacaaaaatatgaaatcgtTTCATTTATCTCTTCACCTTTCTGCAGGAATATTTTcgtgtttaaataaataaataaattgggtggcgtaacagtccgttgagaactagagcctagtgacttgcaactctcaaccattcctgtgtgcgagtaatattgtcaggaatggagggacctacagtttatatgccgaatccgaacggctaatttgagaaagcactttttcatgacaagagttactcttggagaatttgtcaattcctcgcaggaggcagtacccgtgaaaagactttatatggcatgacagtccaacgctctaaccatcatgccatgatTTAGATTATggataatattttgtatgaaaataaatattggtgCCAGGCAACTTGAagtctttttaataataaaattgatttcctTTTAAGCTTGCTATACACGATAgagccaaaaagaaaaaatggacCGAAGACTATACAAAATCGACTGTGCGTTTAGAAACTAAGATGGCTCAGTTTGGCTCTGTCGATTCATTCATTTCAGCaagaaaaaattccaagagcCTAGccgaaatgtttaatttattttatagaaactaCATGGAGGGGACTAACAAAAAACTCGAATTCTTCACACTGGTTTTTAACAGTTAATTAGCAAAAGGCTTTTAAAACTGGGTTAGTAGAACATCCAGATCGCACTCTGTTTGACGTATCAAAACGCAAAAATCAGATGCGAGTTCTGACCGTCAGATCCCTTTCTGTTTGACCCATAGAGAAATATATCTACGTAAGTGTATTTCTCTATACTTTGACCTGTCttaggattttattttccttattaaatttttgagaaaatttgttcATAGAAATCTAGGTGCAACGTCACCCACTAATTATTTTTACTCGAGGAACCATAAGTTACGAATGCAAACGAATATGGAATTTTCCGTTTGTTAtagtcaatttaatttaaaacggCTTTTTTCCTGGTCTTATGTGCCATACATCATcatttaattaaagaaatatactAATTTTTTCTAGAAAACCTACAATaactcaaatttaatatttaaaaaagtttccagAAGTTGTATTTCGGGAAACTCAGATATTTCCGATAACTTGGAACATCTTCGAGTGGCTTCCAGTACCTTTAAGTTGTCGGCAACTAAGTTTTTCAGTGCTTGGTGAATACAGACCATAGCCCCAGAAATTATCCACGTATGGTTCAGCCTTAACCCATCTCTTTCAAACGCCAATTTTCCGATTGACCATTGGTGAAAAGTCAACGTCAAAGATAAACGTCAGTTCCATGATTGGCTACGGCTTTTGAAATTGTAATCAGAATTAGAGTAAATTTTAGGTGTTGGTTTGCTAATCGGTCTAGTGAGTCACTTAACTTTttacatttctttattttaacaaaactacaaGTATTTTATGAAATGGCTGCAACTCTGAAACCCTATTTGACTGCAGTGCGCCACACACTGACCGCTGCAATGTGTTTGACCAATTTTTCGTCACAAGTGGTAGAACGGCACAACAAACCAGAAGTGGAGGTTCGCAGCAGCAAGGAGCTGGTCCTCACGCCCGTCGTTATCTCCCGCAATGAAAGGGAACGAGTATTAATCGAGACTAGTGTCAATTCCGTACGCGTCAGCATCGCAGTCAAGCAAGCCGATGAAATCGAGAAAATCCTCTGCCACAAGTTCACCAGATTCATGATGAGAAGAGCCGAGAGCTTCGTGATTTTGAGGCGAAAGCCAATCGAAGGCTACGACATCAGTTTCTTAATCACAAACTTCCATACCGAGCAAATGTACAAGCACAAGCTGGtagattttgtaataaatttcatGGAAGAAATCGATAAGGAGATAAGCGAAATGAAGCTTGCAGTCAATGCCAGAGCACGTATTTGCTCTGAGGAATTCTTGAAGAGATTCTaacttaaatacaaatgtttccATTTCTATAAAACTGATATCATTACTTTATATGTACTAGAAGTAGCTGTcctcgtttttcttttttttattcgtagAGGAATacaatattgttatttaaactGAAACATTCTTTTAATTATTGCATAGGAACAGTGAGTGTCTTAATAATACgcttcttaaaaactattttcgaGATTTGCagataaacttaatttaaattggcGGTGGTATTCCTAAACCTTGAAATTCTATTGCAGCATTTATGGCTTGCTGGTCAAAGAAGTTTAAGTCGTCGTCCATGCTTGCAGCTTCGATGGTCTGTACACTTGGAAGCATCACTCTGTTTGGCCTCTGTTGGATACCATGCGACTCTATGGCCATATTGATGGCTGACTCTTCTAGGATTTCCGAAACTTGAGGCAGATTTCCATCGATAATACTATTCAAAAAGTTGTCGAATTCACACCAAACTATTGCATTGCGTTGCCATTGATGCAACTCATCGTCAGTCATCAAATCTGCAATGAAAGCAAACTAAAATATCTGTTTTGATTTATGCATTTAATTTGAACTGTTACAATTGCTCTTTCGTATATATCCGgccaaatacatttttctattttgatgAACCTTATTTTGTTTACTAGGTAATTGGAGAACCTCCTTGAAATTTTCGTCCAATGGCCTgctcttgaaaatatttttgttgatttgatttatttcaataatttgacaGCTTGATAATACACA
It encodes:
- the LOC129939293 gene encoding actin-related protein 2/3 complex subunit 4, with product MAATLKPYLTAVRHTLTAAMCLTNFSSQVVERHNKPEVEVRSSKELVLTPVVISRNERERVLIETSVNSVRVSIAVKQADEIEKILCHKFTRFMMRRAESFVILRRKPIEGYDISFLITNFHTEQMYKHKLVDFVINFMEEIDKEISEMKLAVNARARICSEEFLKRF
- the LOC129939294 gene encoding uncharacterized protein LOC129939294, yielding MYLAGYIRKSNYLMTDDELHQWQRNAIVWCEFDNFLNSIIDGNLPQVSEILEESAINMAIESHGIQQRPNRVMLPSVQTIEAASMDDDLNFFDQQAINAAIEFQGLGIPPPI